One segment of Nostoc piscinale CENA21 DNA contains the following:
- the treY gene encoding malto-oligosyltrehalose synthase, whose translation MRIPKVTYRIQFTPQFGFEDARAIASYLSDLGISDLYASPIFKARTGSTHGYDVVDAALLNPQLGTQEDFAALVAELQALGMGWLQDIVPNHMAYSSENPYLMDVLEHGADSSYTDYFDVCWNSPFANSQERILAPLLGDFYGEALEKGDIQLQYEQNGLTVNYYSLKLPLRLESYSKFLTYNLGKLTRTLGRNHPDFIKLLGVLYVLKSVPSEVTGKQRQDQIAFIKGLIWELYSTNDDIREFIDENLKSFNGKPGNSESFNLLDDLLNDQFYRLAFWKVGAEEMNYRRFFTVNELISVKVEEMRVFNNTHSLIHKLVEEGVFTGLRIDHIDGLYNPTQYLERLQEKMGDVYITVEKILELTEDLPNNWQIQGTSGYDFLNYVNGVFCQSQNETAFDKIYHSFISSRVNYPSLVKEKKHLILEKNLAGDVDNLASLLKNIASKYRYGNDFTLNGLKRAIAELLTLFPIYRTYITPDAISDNDKACIQQVINTARKQVPLLQHEMNFLEKVLLLQFDESLSQTEKEQWIYFVLRMQQYTGPLMAKGVEDTTLYVYNRLISLNEVGGNPSHFGITTEQFHHFNQQHQQNWPHTMNATATHDTKRGEDVRARLNVLSEIPQEWEQQVNHWSELNQSHRSLVDRNDEYFLYQTLVGAFPFAEHEQASFVERVQEYMIKAIREAKVHTAWLRPDNEYEAACTTFVQKILDPKLSRQFLDNFRPFQQKIAEYGIFNSLSQTLLKITAPGVPDFYQGTELWDFSLVDPDNRRPVDFELRRSYLSTIQAQIKTDILSLIPELLTQKTDGRIKLFLTLQALKARTKYLSLFQNGEYQPLEVHGTHANHIIAFARQHNKQTAIAIVPRFLTSLTPPGKLPLGESVWQDTHLKLPAKTWQNLLTHQTLQTRDTLPIATALSHFPVALLMTE comes from the coding sequence ATGCGAATCCCAAAAGTAACTTATAGAATTCAGTTTACACCCCAGTTTGGCTTTGAGGATGCTAGAGCGATCGCATCCTATTTATCAGATTTAGGTATTTCTGATTTGTATGCTTCGCCGATTTTTAAGGCGAGAACTGGGAGTACACATGGTTATGATGTTGTGGATGCTGCACTGTTAAATCCGCAATTGGGAACTCAGGAAGATTTTGCGGCTTTAGTGGCAGAATTACAAGCTTTGGGGATGGGTTGGCTACAAGATATTGTGCCGAATCACATGGCTTATAGTAGCGAAAATCCCTATTTAATGGATGTGTTGGAACATGGTGCAGATTCTAGCTATACCGATTACTTTGATGTTTGTTGGAACTCGCCTTTTGCTAATAGTCAAGAGCGTATTCTTGCACCATTGTTAGGAGATTTTTATGGCGAAGCTTTAGAAAAGGGAGATATTCAACTCCAATACGAACAGAATGGTTTAACTGTTAACTATTACAGTTTAAAATTACCATTGCGGTTAGAATCTTATAGCAAGTTTCTGACTTACAATCTTGGTAAACTCACCCGCACACTGGGGAGAAATCATCCTGATTTTATTAAACTTTTAGGCGTTCTCTACGTTCTCAAAAGTGTGCCTTCAGAAGTTACTGGTAAACAGCGTCAAGACCAAATTGCTTTTATCAAAGGTTTGATTTGGGAACTCTACAGCACTAATGATGATATCCGGGAATTCATTGACGAAAACCTAAAAAGTTTTAATGGCAAACCAGGTAATTCTGAAAGTTTTAACTTACTTGATGACTTACTCAATGACCAGTTTTATCGTCTCGCTTTCTGGAAAGTTGGCGCTGAGGAAATGAACTACCGCCGTTTCTTCACTGTTAATGAACTCATCTCGGTGAAGGTTGAAGAAATGCGCGTGTTTAACAACACTCATAGTTTAATTCATAAGCTGGTAGAGGAAGGTGTATTCACTGGCTTAAGAATTGATCATATTGATGGACTATATAACCCAACGCAGTATTTAGAAAGACTGCAAGAAAAAATGGGTGATGTTTATATCACAGTTGAAAAGATTTTAGAACTTACGGAAGATTTACCAAACAACTGGCAGATTCAAGGCACTTCGGGATATGACTTTTTGAATTATGTCAATGGAGTATTTTGTCAATCTCAAAACGAAACAGCATTTGATAAAATCTATCATTCATTTATAAGTTCACGCGTTAATTATCCATCACTAGTTAAAGAGAAAAAACATCTCATCTTAGAAAAGAATTTAGCAGGTGATGTTGATAATTTAGCTAGTTTGTTAAAGAATATTGCCAGCAAATATCGCTATGGTAATGATTTTACATTGAATGGTCTGAAGCGAGCGATCGCAGAACTTCTGACATTATTCCCCATCTACCGTACTTATATCACGCCCGATGCAATTTCCGATAACGATAAAGCTTGTATTCAACAAGTAATTAATACGGCGAGAAAACAAGTACCCCTGTTGCAACATGAAATGAACTTTTTAGAAAAAGTCTTGCTGTTGCAGTTTGATGAATCTCTCAGCCAAACAGAAAAAGAACAGTGGATTTATTTTGTCTTGCGGATGCAGCAATACACTGGCCCACTCATGGCTAAAGGTGTGGAAGATACTACTTTATATGTTTACAACCGTCTAATTTCACTGAATGAAGTCGGCGGAAATCCCAGTCATTTTGGTATTACTACCGAGCAATTTCATCACTTTAATCAACAACACCAACAGAACTGGCCTCACACCATGAACGCCACCGCAACCCATGATACCAAGCGCGGCGAAGATGTGAGAGCGAGGTTAAATGTGTTGTCAGAAATTCCTCAAGAGTGGGAACAACAGGTAAATCACTGGAGTGAACTGAATCAATCACATCGTAGCTTAGTCGATCGCAACGATGAATATTTCCTTTATCAAACCCTAGTTGGTGCGTTTCCCTTTGCAGAACATGAACAAGCCTCTTTCGTGGAACGGGTGCAAGAATACATGATTAAAGCCATCCGGGAAGCAAAAGTTCACACCGCATGGTTACGCCCTGATAACGAATATGAAGCAGCTTGTACAACCTTTGTGCAGAAAATACTTGACCCCAAATTATCACGGCAATTTTTAGATAACTTCCGTCCATTTCAACAAAAAATTGCCGAATATGGCATATTTAATTCTCTTTCCCAAACCCTCCTCAAAATTACTGCGCCTGGTGTTCCCGACTTCTACCAAGGAACAGAACTGTGGGATTTCAGCTTAGTTGATCCCGATAACCGCCGTCCCGTAGATTTTGAATTGCGACGTAGTTATTTGAGTACTATCCAAGCGCAAATCAAAACCGATATTCTCAGCTTGATTCCCGAACTCCTAACTCAGAAAACCGACGGTAGAATCAAACTGTTTTTAACACTGCAAGCACTCAAAGCCAGAACAAAATATCTCTCATTATTCCAAAACGGCGAATACCAACCTCTGGAAGTCCACGGAACTCACGCCAACCATATCATCGCCTTTGCCCGCCAACATAACAAGCAAACCGCGATCGCCATTGTTCCCCGCTTCCTCACCAGCCTCACCCCACCCGGAAAACTCCCACTAGGCGAGTCAGTATGGCAAGATACACACCTAAAACTCCCCGCCAAAACTTGGCAAAACCTCCTCACCCACCAAACCCTACAAACCAGAGATACTCTCCCCATCGCCACCGCCCTCTCCCACTTCCCCGTAGCCTTATTAATGACTGAATAA
- the treZ gene encoding malto-oligosyltrehalose trehalohydrolase, producing MKIGAHYLGNGECEFTVWSPTLNSVAVEILTPEPQLIPLKPQADGYWQIKVNDVYPGTLYRYQLNGQEAFADPASQFQPQGVHGASVVVDHQFEWTDTTWTGVPLESMIFYELHVGTFTPEGTFAAIIPRLPELRELGINAIEIMPIAQFPGDDHIQSDLAYRNWGYDGVYLYAVQNSYGSPADFKRFVNACHANGIAVVLDVVYNHFGPEGNYMGQFAPYFTKTYKTPWGNAMNFDDAYSQGVRNYFIQNALYWLGDFHIDALRLDAIQAIYDLGAKHFLWELAETVHNFSGGGTWKRHLIAESDLNNPQIVRPPELGGYGIDAQWSDDFHHALHTLLTGDRQGYYQDFGKCADLAKAYQDTFVYDWRYAPHRKRFHGISCRDRPLSQFSVCIQNHDQIGNQMKGERLSERISFAGLKLAAGAVLLSPYLPLLFMGEEYGETAPFIYFVSHSDPELIQSVRAGRKQEFEAFHYAEDPPDPESAQTFLRCKLNWELRHQGQHQVLWNWYRQLINLRQTHPALLNYDRDSIAATSDEDKKLVVVRRWCESDEVVFAMNFNSSSVAVSLPIQQNARKLLDSADAVWSGEGSQAADKLAVGDEIVLEAMSLVLYEVF from the coding sequence GTGAAAATTGGCGCTCACTACTTAGGTAACGGCGAGTGTGAGTTTACTGTTTGGTCTCCCACCTTAAACAGCGTTGCGGTAGAAATTTTAACGCCAGAACCGCAGTTAATTCCGCTAAAACCGCAAGCAGATGGATATTGGCAAATAAAAGTCAATGATGTGTATCCAGGTACACTGTATCGATATCAATTAAATGGGCAAGAAGCTTTTGCTGACCCAGCTTCGCAGTTTCAACCCCAAGGCGTTCACGGTGCTTCTGTGGTTGTAGATCATCAGTTTGAGTGGACAGATACAACCTGGACGGGTGTTCCATTAGAATCGATGATTTTCTATGAACTCCATGTAGGGACATTCACACCGGAAGGAACCTTTGCTGCAATTATTCCCCGTTTACCAGAACTGCGGGAGTTAGGAATTAACGCGATTGAAATTATGCCCATTGCCCAATTTCCGGGCGATGATCATATTCAGTCTGATTTGGCATATCGTAACTGGGGATATGATGGCGTTTATCTGTATGCGGTACAAAATTCCTACGGTAGTCCCGCCGATTTCAAACGCTTTGTGAATGCTTGTCACGCAAATGGTATTGCTGTAGTGCTGGATGTGGTTTATAACCACTTTGGCCCAGAAGGTAATTATATGGGTCAGTTTGCGCCCTATTTTACTAAAACTTATAAAACACCTTGGGGCAACGCGATGAATTTCGATGATGCTTATAGCCAAGGTGTGCGAAATTATTTTATTCAAAATGCTTTGTATTGGTTGGGAGACTTTCATATAGATGCTTTGCGGCTGGATGCAATTCAAGCAATTTATGATTTGGGTGCAAAGCATTTTTTATGGGAATTGGCGGAAACTGTGCATAACTTCTCTGGTGGAGGAACATGGAAACGCCATTTAATTGCAGAAAGTGACTTGAATAACCCGCAAATTGTGCGTCCGCCAGAATTGGGAGGATATGGAATTGATGCACAGTGGAGTGATGATTTTCACCACGCATTACATACATTGTTAACTGGCGATCGCCAAGGGTATTATCAAGATTTCGGTAAGTGTGCCGATTTAGCGAAAGCTTACCAAGATACTTTTGTCTATGATTGGCGATATGCGCCCCACCGTAAGCGTTTTCATGGGATATCTTGCCGCGATCGCCCATTATCTCAGTTTTCAGTTTGTATTCAAAATCACGACCAAATTGGTAATCAAATGAAGGGAGAACGCTTATCTGAGCGAATTTCCTTTGCTGGTTTGAAGTTAGCGGCTGGTGCTGTGTTGTTATCACCTTACTTACCGTTACTATTCATGGGTGAAGAATATGGCGAAACTGCACCCTTTATCTATTTTGTCAGCCACTCTGACCCTGAGTTGATTCAATCTGTGCGTGCTGGACGCAAGCAAGAGTTTGAAGCGTTTCACTATGCAGAAGACCCACCAGATCCCGAATCTGCACAGACATTTCTGCGGTGTAAACTTAACTGGGAATTGCGTCACCAAGGACAACACCAGGTTTTATGGAATTGGTATCGTCAGTTAATTAATTTACGCCAAACTCATCCCGCGCTGTTGAATTATGACCGCGACAGTATTGCAGCAACCAGTGATGAAGACAAAAAATTAGTTGTAGTGCGGCGTTGGTGTGAGTCGGATGAAGTGGTATTTGCGATGAATTTTAATTCCTCATCGGTGGCGGTGAGTTTACCAATTCAGCAAAACGCACGTAAATTATTAGACTCAGCCGATGCTGTATGGTCTGGTGAAGGTTCTCAAGCTGCTGACAAACTCGCGGTTGGAGATGAGATTGTGTTGGAGGCTATGAGTTTGGTTTTGTATGAGGTTTTTTAA
- a CDS encoding Rqc2 family fibronectin-binding protein → MQPVDFTTLTSACSELRAYWLPSRLEQVYQRDRYTISIALRTLKQRGWLEISWHPQAARICIGDPPPRSPDTFTFSQQLVHQLGGLALIGIEAIAPWERAIDLKFARRPGESALYHLYVEIMGKYSNAILTDANNFIITAAHQVSEQQSSVRPIQTGQLYEFPPKLTGPVPSLSESQARWQERVSLVPGAIKRQLIKSYSGLSASLVDSMLLSASIAPETTTDQLSTEDWQKLFERWQEWLQALDVGKFQPAWTATGYTVMGWGAVAPVKDTQALVNKYYTDQLNQQVFAQLRHQLSQKLQNILAKLKIKAQAFTTRLQQSDQADDYRQKADLLMANLQNWQPGMQEITLPDFETGEPVAIALQPDKNGVQNAQNFYKQHQKLKRARLAVEPLLFDVQSEIDYLEQVEDAIAQIENYETAEDLQALEEIRDELIGQKYLEDPQYRDRSINETAITNFRRYRTPNGWEILIGRNNRQNDQLTFRIAGDYDLWFHAQEIPGSHILMRLEAGAVPDTDDLQYAANLAAYYSRARQSDQVPVVYTQPKYVYKPKGAKPGIAIYKQERILWGKPQLVNSN, encoded by the coding sequence GTGCAACCAGTTGACTTTACCACCCTGACTTCTGCTTGTAGCGAACTACGCGCTTACTGGCTGCCATCGCGTTTAGAACAAGTTTATCAGCGCGATCGCTACACTATTTCTATCGCATTACGCACCCTGAAACAACGGGGTTGGCTGGAAATTTCTTGGCATCCCCAAGCTGCACGGATTTGTATTGGTGATCCGCCGCCGCGATCGCCTGATACTTTTACTTTTAGCCAGCAACTAGTACACCAATTGGGTGGCTTGGCTTTAATTGGGATTGAAGCGATCGCACCTTGGGAGAGGGCGATTGATTTAAAATTTGCCCGTCGTCCGGGAGAATCTGCCCTATATCACTTGTATGTGGAAATTATGGGCAAATACAGCAATGCAATTTTGACTGATGCCAATAATTTCATCATTACGGCTGCTCATCAAGTTAGTGAACAGCAATCGAGTGTCCGACCGATTCAAACTGGACAGCTTTACGAATTTCCCCCAAAACTCACAGGCCCGGTTCCGAGTTTGAGCGAATCTCAAGCACGTTGGCAAGAAAGGGTGAGTTTAGTTCCCGGTGCAATTAAGCGTCAACTCATCAAAAGTTATAGCGGGTTAAGTGCATCACTGGTAGATTCTATGCTGTTATCAGCGAGTATTGCACCAGAAACAACTACTGATCAACTAAGTACTGAAGATTGGCAAAAACTCTTTGAACGTTGGCAAGAATGGTTGCAAGCTTTAGATGTCGGGAAATTCCAACCAGCTTGGACAGCAACAGGTTACACCGTGATGGGTTGGGGTGCGGTTGCGCCAGTCAAAGATACCCAAGCCTTGGTCAATAAGTATTACACAGACCAACTCAACCAACAGGTATTTGCTCAATTGCGCCATCAACTCAGTCAGAAGTTACAGAATATTCTGGCGAAGTTAAAAATCAAAGCCCAAGCCTTTACAACCCGTTTACAGCAATCAGATCAAGCTGATGATTATCGTCAAAAAGCAGATTTGTTGATGGCTAACTTGCAAAATTGGCAACCGGGAATGCAAGAAATCACTCTACCTGATTTTGAGACAGGGGAACCAGTAGCGATCGCACTTCAGCCTGATAAAAATGGTGTGCAGAATGCTCAAAATTTTTACAAGCAGCACCAAAAACTCAAACGCGCTCGTTTGGCAGTGGAACCGCTATTATTTGACGTGCAATCTGAGATTGATTATTTAGAGCAAGTAGAGGATGCGATCGCGCAAATCGAAAACTACGAAACAGCCGAAGATTTGCAAGCTTTAGAAGAAATCCGCGATGAGCTAATTGGACAAAAATATTTAGAAGATCCACAATACCGCGATCGCAGCATTAACGAAACTGCTATCACCAACTTCCGCCGTTATCGTACTCCTAACGGTTGGGAAATCTTAATTGGTCGAAATAATCGCCAAAATGACCAATTAACTTTTCGGATCGCCGGAGATTATGACTTGTGGTTCCACGCCCAAGAAATTCCCGGAAGCCATATTCTCATGCGTTTAGAGGCGGGGGCTGTCCCCGACACAGATGATTTGCAATATGCTGCCAACCTCGCCGCCTACTACAGCCGCGCTCGCCAAAGCGACCAAGTACCAGTAGTCTACACTCAGCCCAAGTACGTCTACAAACCCAAAGGAGCCAAACCAGGAATTGCTATTTATAAACAAGAGCGCATTCTCTGGGGAAAACCACAGTTAGTCAATAGTAATTGA
- a CDS encoding type IV pilus secretin family protein: protein MKQLHGNSLILGAAALTFLAAQPGWAQVTQVNDVKLNAVDGGINVVLKTSSTSRPQVFTTKRGKTLVSDVINAQLRLPGGNNFRQDKPASGIASVEVVQLDANSIRVIVTGDNDAPSGQPVVRKDDRITLGFTPSTGTVAATPTTPTVPATNVPVQPSQRPDVLVPNPEISIDGRPAQAAGPGQPVSQAPPFLPRAVAPPVGDIAVSATDASPSVIDLGTQERVPRLVLRDAPVREVLSLLARAANLNLAYISGDPAGGQQGAAPANAAQTISLDIENEPVQDVFNYVLRLSGLEANRNGRTVFVGPRLPNSTRDVIVRSLRLNQVNVGVALNFLVGMGAESAVTRERQVTNVTAVPVGGSAAPVTQSQTTTETRIERLTLDDSKYTTPLLRGLQALGDERTNSITLIGPAKQINIAISQLTQLDVRRRQVVVNVKIIDVNLLNTHNTNTSFSFGVGNNYFTNDGGAAVLNFGGSRPATSAETANNLTGTPVTSNPLQGGNIFLNTTNPNTGTPNAGVSTNPLQPGLTAFTQGTPGTVTAVPTAFDPVTGEPTRYTNQITGQTPDTYTYGLPSLYQFPKRFLASLQAQVTSGNAKILTDPTLIVQEGQTANVNLTQEVVGNIRNEITRGSDTAVQTVTAEKTSVGLTLAVKVDRIDDNGFVSLSVAPIVKAPQSSAEINVGGNSQSIFLVSERSLNSGLIRLRDGQTLILSGIIQDQDRVTVSKIPILGDLPLIGSLFRRTNKNNQRNEVIVLLTPQVMDDSENSSYGYNYTPSPEVRNVLERRGFGAPKR, encoded by the coding sequence GTGAAACAGCTTCACGGTAATAGCTTAATATTGGGTGCTGCTGCTTTAACATTTTTGGCAGCTCAACCAGGGTGGGCGCAGGTAACTCAAGTTAATGATGTTAAGTTAAATGCTGTTGATGGTGGCATTAACGTAGTTTTAAAAACATCTTCAACTTCTCGCCCGCAGGTTTTTACAACCAAAAGAGGTAAAACCTTAGTTTCTGATGTGATTAACGCTCAACTACGATTACCAGGTGGTAATAACTTCCGTCAAGATAAACCTGCATCGGGAATTGCTTCTGTTGAAGTTGTGCAGCTAGATGCTAATAGCATTCGAGTTATCGTCACTGGTGATAACGATGCACCTAGCGGTCAACCAGTAGTACGCAAAGATGACAGAATCACCCTTGGCTTTACACCATCCACAGGTACGGTAGCTGCAACACCAACAACGCCAACAGTACCTGCAACAAATGTGCCTGTGCAACCAAGCCAAAGGCCAGATGTTCTGGTTCCTAACCCAGAAATTAGTATTGATGGCAGACCAGCCCAAGCGGCAGGCCCTGGTCAACCTGTCAGCCAAGCACCGCCGTTCTTGCCCAGAGCCGTGGCTCCACCAGTGGGAGACATCGCCGTTTCCGCCACAGATGCTTCTCCGAGTGTAATTGATTTAGGAACCCAAGAGCGTGTTCCAAGGCTGGTGTTACGAGATGCACCAGTGCGAGAAGTATTATCACTTTTGGCCCGTGCAGCTAATCTCAATTTGGCTTATATCAGTGGTGATCCTGCTGGGGGTCAGCAAGGTGCTGCTCCTGCCAATGCTGCTCAAACAATCTCTTTGGATATAGAAAACGAGCCTGTGCAAGATGTGTTTAACTATGTCTTGCGTTTAAGTGGGTTAGAAGCGAATCGGAATGGTCGTACGGTTTTTGTAGGGCCGAGATTACCTAATTCAACTCGTGATGTGATTGTACGTAGCTTGCGACTGAATCAGGTCAATGTCGGAGTTGCTTTGAACTTTTTAGTGGGGATGGGAGCTGAAAGTGCTGTCACCAGAGAACGGCAAGTAACTAATGTGACTGCTGTGCCTGTGGGTGGTAGTGCAGCTCCAGTAACTCAAAGTCAGACAACTACAGAAACAAGAATTGAACGCCTCACACTTGATGATTCTAAATACACAACACCTTTGCTACGAGGTTTACAAGCATTAGGTGATGAGCGGACAAATTCTATAACATTGATTGGCCCTGCCAAACAAATTAATATAGCAATTTCTCAACTAACTCAACTTGATGTTCGTCGTCGTCAAGTAGTAGTCAATGTCAAGATTATTGATGTTAACCTTTTAAACACCCATAACACTAACACTAGTTTCTCTTTTGGGGTTGGCAATAATTACTTTACTAATGATGGTGGTGCAGCAGTTCTAAATTTTGGTGGTTCTAGACCAGCTACTAGTGCTGAGACAGCAAATAACTTAACTGGTACTCCCGTTACTAGTAACCCACTTCAAGGAGGAAACATTTTTCTTAACACAACTAATCCGAATACCGGGACTCCCAATGCTGGTGTAAGCACTAATCCATTACAACCAGGACTGACAGCATTTACACAAGGAACTCCAGGAACAGTTACTGCTGTCCCCACTGCATTTGATCCTGTTACTGGTGAACCAACCAGATATACTAACCAAATCACTGGGCAGACACCAGATACCTACACATACGGACTGCCTTCTTTATATCAATTTCCTAAACGTTTCTTGGCTAGTTTGCAAGCTCAGGTGACAAGTGGCAATGCTAAGATTTTGACTGACCCGACATTAATTGTGCAAGAAGGTCAGACTGCCAATGTTAACCTGACTCAAGAAGTAGTAGGAAACATTAGAAATGAAATAACTCGTGGTAGTGATACTGCTGTACAGACTGTTACTGCTGAAAAAACAAGTGTGGGTTTAACATTAGCTGTCAAAGTTGACAGAATTGATGATAATGGTTTTGTTTCATTATCTGTAGCCCCTATTGTTAAAGCTCCCCAATCTTCCGCAGAAATTAATGTTGGTGGTAATAGTCAAAGTATATTTTTAGTCTCTGAACGATCGCTCAATTCTGGCTTGATTCGTTTACGTGATGGTCAGACCTTAATTCTCTCAGGGATTATTCAAGACCAAGACCGGGTAACTGTTTCTAAAATCCCTATTTTGGGAGATTTACCACTGATTGGTTCATTGTTTAGAAGAACAAACAAAAACAATCAGCGCAATGAGGTAATTGTATTACTTACACCTCAAGTTATGGATGATTCGGAAAATTCTTCTTACGGCTACAATTACACTCCTAGCCCAGAGGTGCGGAATGTGCTTGAGCGTCGTGGTTTTGGTGCGCCTAAGCGGTAA
- a CDS encoding GspMb/PilO family protein: MTLSEDLNFADQGEEFDSGASPYPVIFGISFTPQIIGAIAGVVGLAGALFIVLNFVMPAWDTYQQQQAKSGELQGQIDQKKATLKQIDQVKKDLADAKQQQIQVLGLFANEKTLDTLLLDLNRLIESGNAQVSPNAVKAKLQKFSPATSKAEPITDGSLGVAVNNKLKRISINVEFVGTYEQTQSILRNIERLQPLLIVRDYQSVLAPVQTTTQTGKAILQVGPPPLTTSFQLQALMPLTPEDLAALAPKEPPKK, translated from the coding sequence ATGACGCTGAGTGAAGATTTGAATTTTGCAGATCAGGGTGAGGAATTTGACTCAGGTGCATCGCCCTACCCCGTCATCTTTGGTATTTCCTTCACTCCCCAAATTATTGGAGCTATAGCAGGGGTAGTAGGTCTTGCTGGAGCCTTATTTATAGTGCTGAACTTTGTTATGCCAGCATGGGATACCTATCAGCAGCAGCAGGCAAAAAGTGGAGAATTGCAAGGGCAAATTGACCAGAAAAAAGCCACTCTGAAACAAATTGACCAAGTAAAAAAAGATTTAGCTGATGCTAAACAACAGCAAATTCAGGTGTTAGGTTTATTTGCTAATGAAAAGACTTTAGATACTCTGCTGTTAGATTTAAATCGGTTAATTGAGTCTGGTAATGCTCAAGTTTCTCCCAATGCAGTCAAAGCCAAACTCCAGAAGTTTTCCCCTGCTACTAGTAAAGCTGAACCGATTACAGATGGCTCTTTGGGTGTAGCAGTGAATAACAAACTGAAACGCATAAGTATCAATGTCGAATTTGTTGGTACTTATGAACAAACTCAATCTATTCTGCGGAATATAGAGCGTTTACAGCCTTTGTTAATCGTTAGAGATTATCAGTCAGTATTGGCTCCGGTACAAACTACAACCCAAACAGGTAAAGCCATACTTCAAGTAGGACCGCCACCTCTAACTACATCTTTCCAGTTGCAGGCTTTGATGCCACTTACACCAGAAGACTTAGCCGCACTTGCTCCGAAAGAGCCTCCTAAGAAGTAA
- a CDS encoding PilN domain-containing protein: MYSLDVNFLKDRPIYQNKSDKKAAKKLSVGDPKPIFLGVGLGLCLPIFAGAGWWILQGKNGELEQNIAQLQQEVTRLDSEIGNINKIKEETNAVKGETQSLVTVFDQIRPWSAMLQDLRDRIPATVQIENVKQIPPIPAAEGQPPANPAGGIEITGVARTFNDVNDFLLSLQQSQFLKASESRITGANLVDAPLPPTASTSKVPIKPPQIVKYTIQSSLSDVPASDLIRELEQKGTVGLVARIRTMQQTGVIPK; this comes from the coding sequence ATGTACAGTTTAGATGTTAACTTTCTCAAAGACCGCCCAATTTATCAAAATAAGAGTGACAAAAAAGCGGCTAAAAAGCTTTCGGTTGGCGATCCGAAGCCAATTTTTTTAGGAGTTGGTTTGGGCTTATGTTTACCGATTTTTGCTGGGGCTGGTTGGTGGATACTGCAAGGTAAGAATGGTGAACTAGAGCAGAACATAGCACAGTTACAGCAAGAAGTCACTAGATTAGATTCAGAAATAGGAAATATTAACAAAATCAAGGAAGAAACAAATGCAGTTAAAGGGGAAACTCAAAGTTTAGTAACTGTATTTGACCAAATTCGACCTTGGTCAGCGATGTTACAAGATTTGCGCGATCGCATTCCAGCTACAGTACAAATTGAGAACGTCAAGCAAATTCCACCCATTCCAGCCGCAGAAGGTCAGCCACCCGCAAATCCGGCTGGTGGTATCGAAATCACCGGAGTCGCGCGGACTTTTAACGATGTCAACGATTTCTTATTGAGTCTGCAACAATCTCAATTTTTGAAAGCTTCCGAAAGCAGAATTACTGGTGCAAACTTAGTAGATGCACCATTACCACCAACTGCGAGTACATCTAAAGTTCCCATCAAACCGCCACAAATAGTTAAATACACAATCCAATCGAGTTTAAGTGATGTTCCTGCTTCCGATTTAATTCGGGAGTTAGAACAAAAAGGCACGGTAGGATTAGTAGCTCGAATTCGCACTATGCAACAAACAGGAGTCATCCCGAAATGA